The following are from one region of the Pocillopora verrucosa isolate sample1 chromosome 3, ASM3666991v2, whole genome shotgun sequence genome:
- the LOC131783917 gene encoding cyclic nucleotide-binding domain-containing protein 1-like → MKTSSRYDLESGGWNAKFGEQTRKQRHPLPKLIGLPAINYNGLRWLCDIEGLGERDRPSTSEAHELFLANYPKMFNNPRQQALNLSLNSTQPRKLNFGDGQLLKASETKIPHDKGLFPHWCKGFDVPVSHNISEHLSKLHKHSVITMSAAALLDMRIKSIKRVLRKQPFERKSKENEVLLKHLQYFPEIAEQVSRHVLKELCSVAQLDKCPEEDYTVFGNTGLHLILRGSVMVQSTQAFSPELSREATEVSSPSPSCILEEDELQISEKLTVGQCFGVLSKVEEKEANSKLLSVVSLEPCEFLKISTSDYARVIQIIQAREEEQKLSLAKVCKLFNSWPLLSLKKIAGLIKWRKFPPGQVLVSEGERCEVIGFIKSGECLLRRYINVAHTFPNGRKEQRVKSVMIGRLSPGDSFGEITVLKGLPMPCSVITDTHVQIGSISTLDVHDLDEVTRSLLSQSYSVMDANLTEDEIQKEYIEQEKEKEWVRFKNKVVGNVLHHRGILPGYSKWSRNPSLLEVSEK, encoded by the exons ATGAAAACCTCGTCTCGATACGATCTAGAAAGCGGAGGCTGGAATGCAAAGTTTGgagaacaaacaagaaaacagagGCATCCAT TGCCAAAGCTTATTGGCCTTCCTGCTATTAACTACAATGGTCTGAGGTGGTTGTGTGATATTGAAGGCCTTGGAGAGAG GGACAGGCCATCCACATCAGAAGCTCATGAGTTATTTTTAGCCAACTATCCAAAGATGTTCAACAATCCCAGACAGCAAGCTTTAAACTTATCTTTAAATTCTACACAGCCAAG AAAGCTCAATTTTGGTGATGGCCAGTTACTTAAAGCTTCAGAAACCAAAATACCACATG ACAAAGGGTTATTTCCTCACTGGTGTAAAGGATTTGATGTTCCAGTAAGCCATAACATATCAGAACACCTTTCCAAGCTTCATAAACATTCAGTCATCACCATGTCTGCAGCTGCGTTACTTGACATGAGAATAAAGTCCATTAAAAGAGTGCTACGGAAACA AccctttgaaagaaaatcaaaggagAATGAGGTGCTATTAAAACACTTGCAGTACTTTCCAGAAATAGCTGAGCAGGTATCAAGACATGTGCTTAAGGAACTGTGTTCAGTGGCACAGCTTGACAAATGTCCTGAGGAAGATTACACAG TATTTGGGAACACAGGACTGCATCTCATCTTGCGTGGCAGTGTTATGGTGCAGTCAACGCAAGCATTCTCACCTGAACTTTCAAGAGAAGCAACTGAGGTCTCCTCTCCATCACCCTCCTGTATCCTTGAAGAAGATGAGCTACAGATTTCAGAAAAG CTCACTGTGGGCCAGTGTTTTGGAGTCCTAAGCAAAGTTGAAGAAAAGGAGGCAAACTCAAA ACTTCTCTCTGTTGTCTCCTTGGAGCCATGTGAGTTCTTGAAGATTTCAACCAGTGACTATGCTAGAGTTATACAG aTAATTCAAGCCCGAGAGGAAGAGCAGAAGTTGTCTCTAGCAAAGGTGTGTAAGCTGTTCAATAGCTGGCCTCTGTTGTCACTCAAAAAAATCGCTGGGCTCATCAAGTGGAGAAAGTTCCCACCAGGTCAAG TTCTGGTGAGCGAAGGTGAAAGATGTGAAGTGATAGGGTTCATCAAGAGTGGGGAGTGTCTTCTGAGACGTTACATCAATGTAGCACATACATTTCCAAACGGTAGAAAG GAGCAGCGTGTCAAGTCCGTAATGATTGGCAGACTGTCTCCTGGAGACTCGTTTGGTGAGATAACAGTCCTGAAGGGCTTGCCAATGCCATGTTCAGTCATCACAGACACTCATGTACAAATAGGCAGCATATCTACACTCGATGTCCATG ACTTGGATGAGGTCACAAGGTCTCTTCTCTCGCAGTCCTATTCAGTGATGGATGCCAATTTAACAGAG GACGAGATACAAAAAGAGTATATCGAACAGGAGAAAGAGAAGGAATGGGTCAGGTTTAAG AACAAAGTCGTCGGCAATGTGTTACATCACAGAGGCATTCTTCCTGGTTACAGCAAGTGGAGCAGAAATCCGTCACTTTTGGAAGTGTCAGAGAAATGA
- the LOC131783918 gene encoding uncharacterized protein, with the protein MSKEKKTPRNSHDEDKIKSNIPRPSHCLWRPLRTLWELFDTYYLAIGMILMMAVGTQWPASGNFLSKIYFSQICLGVCFLLCGLRTTTGELLTAVKSYKAVVWGILTILLVVPITGTQITKTIQFATMREDNVTTSQSTVVGNVTAIGPTEFAFALQVFFTVPASMSGGAILSLLAGGNFSLAILLMAITNFAGVFSVAPMLIWMTDLSSGVNVNRFGNIMIVFALVTVLPTIIGKLLRSFNAVAEKIDSCNRGIHNTVITLFLLSTWPEVSRAQVEEKFNNIVSMNILIIVGYSSIMHIMFLLLNWIAGGFLGLALPVKKTVVILGSHKALSFALKVLRFLSTNVGSRRLMSIVCIISYLTLLVLDSIIVCKWATITEDEKDKDKSAASAKYGTLPQDSD; encoded by the exons ATGtctaaagagaagaaaacaccACGAAACAGTCATGACGAAGATAAGATTAAATCTAATATTCCGAGGCCCTCGCATTGCTTATGGCGTCCACTCCGTACTCTGTGGGAATTATTTGATACTTACTACCTCGCGATCGGAATGATACTGATGATGGCCGTTGGTACTCAGTGGCCGGCATCAGGCAACTTTCTctccaaaatatatttttctcaaatttgtcTTGGGGTGTGTTTTCTTCTCTGTGGATTGCGCACGACAACGGGAGAGCTTCTTACAGCCGTCAAGTCGTACAAAGCAGTCGTCTGGGGAATTCTTACAATACTCTTGGTGGTTCCCATCACAGGAACGCAAATTACAAAGACTATACAGTTTGCGACGATGAGAGAGGATAATGTGACCACTTCTCAATCTACAGTTGTTGGAAATGTCACTGCAATTGGTCCCACGGAATTTGCTTTTGCGCTTCAAGTGTTTTTCACCGTGCCAGCAAGCATGTCTGGAGGTGCCATTCTG tccttgCTGGCCGGAGGTAACTTTTCCCTTGCGATCTTACTTATGGCTATAACAAACTTTGCTGGAGTGTTTAGTGTGGCGCCTATGCTAATCTGGATGACTGATCTCAGCAGTGGCGTAAATGTGAACAGATTTGGAAATATCATGATTGTCTTTGCTCTAGTAACTGTACTACCGACCATT ATCGGCAAGTTGCTGAGAAGTTTCAATGCTGTTGCTGAAAAAATCGACTCGTGTAACAGAGGAATCCACAACACTGTAATAACGCTATTCCTTCTCTCTACGTGGCCTGAAGTGAGCAGAGCGCAAGTAGAGGAGAAGTTTAATAACATTGTGTCtatgaatattctcattatcgTTGGATACTCCTCTATCATGCATATCATGTTTCTGTTGCTCAACTGGATCGCGGGAGGATTTCTTGGCCTTGCTCTGCCGGTTAAGAAGACAGTTGTGATCCTTGGAAGCCACAAGGCATTGTCGTTTGCTCTTAAGGTGCTCAGGTTCCTGTCGACCAATGTTGGCTCAAGGAGACTGATGTCAATCGTTTGTATAATCTCATATTTGACGCTTCTTGTCCTCGACTCAATCATCGTTTGCAAATGGGCCACTATCACGGAAGACGAAAAGGACAAGGATAAATCTGCGGCTAGTGCAAAATATGGAACGTTGCCACAAGACAGCGACTGA